In Mycetocola zhujimingii, one DNA window encodes the following:
- a CDS encoding PPOX class F420-dependent oxidoreductase: MTVEIPEHLRHLLVDANFGSLATVRPDNTAQVNPMWFEFDGENLLFTHTTKRAKFRNLQKNPSMAFSIFDPENPLSYVELRGELAEVRPDPTGAFYVRLGKRYGNATQEAPPDSADRVILVMKITRVIGR; the protein is encoded by the coding sequence ATGACAGTAGAGATCCCTGAGCACCTCCGACACCTGCTGGTCGACGCAAACTTCGGCAGCCTCGCGACAGTGCGACCGGACAACACAGCGCAGGTCAACCCGATGTGGTTCGAGTTCGACGGTGAGAACCTGCTGTTCACACACACGACCAAGCGGGCGAAGTTCCGTAACCTGCAGAAGAACCCGTCGATGGCGTTCTCGATCTTCGATCCGGAGAACCCGCTGAGCTACGTCGAGCTGCGTGGAGAACTCGCCGAGGTACGCCCGGACCCCACGGGTGCGTTCTACGTACGGCTCGGCAAGCGCTACGGCAACGCCACGCAAGAGGCGCCGCCCGACAGTGCCGATCGCGTGATTCTGGTGATGAAGATCACGCGGGTGATCGGCCGCTGA
- a CDS encoding type 1 glutamine amidotransferase domain-containing protein — protein MTENISGKKVAFLLTDGFEDSELTSPWQAVTDAGGEAVLVSPEIGTIEGKNGHEQDVDVRSADASASKFDALMLPGGVVNADHLRMDEASVAFARSFFEEHKPVGVICHGAWILIEAGVVRGRELTSYPSLKTDLINAGANWVDEEVVVDSGFVSSRTPDDLPAFNAKFVEEIAEGEHSGQTA, from the coding sequence ATGACTGAGAATATCTCTGGCAAGAAGGTCGCATTTCTGCTGACCGATGGTTTTGAAGACTCCGAGCTGACGAGCCCGTGGCAGGCGGTGACGGATGCCGGTGGCGAAGCCGTTCTCGTCTCACCCGAAATCGGCACGATCGAGGGTAAGAACGGGCACGAGCAGGACGTCGACGTGCGTTCAGCCGACGCGTCAGCATCCAAGTTCGACGCGCTCATGCTGCCAGGCGGCGTTGTCAACGCTGATCACCTGCGCATGGACGAAGCTTCGGTGGCGTTCGCCCGCAGCTTCTTCGAGGAGCACAAGCCGGTTGGCGTCATCTGCCACGGTGCGTGGATCCTGATCGAGGCCGGCGTCGTCCGTGGCCGCGAACTCACGAGCTACCCGAGCCTCAAGACCGACCTGATCAACGCCGGAGCGAACTGGGTCGACGAGGAAGTCGTCGTCGACAGCGGCTTCGTTTCGAGCAGGACACCCGATGACCTGCCGGCGTTCAACGCCAAGTTTGTCGAGGAAATCGCCGAGGGCGAGCACTCCGGGCAGACCGCCTAG
- a CDS encoding DNA alkylation repair protein, translated as MTEAGEFIDAALQREAAWTPPADDRESSGLESYGASVGAVRGTVRDAMRKYRGMSHDEITALASELWMAPVYERRLAAVVVLQSHVVMLDNSDLTRIEGFLRDGRVRSLVDPLATDVVGPMIERLDDVGQSRARAALDRWLGENNVWLRRAALLAPLRALRSGTGDPDRFARQARAILAEPYASEIVSEAIDLVLDALAK; from the coding sequence ATGACTGAGGCCGGCGAGTTCATCGACGCGGCTCTGCAGCGGGAGGCCGCGTGGACGCCGCCCGCCGACGACCGGGAGTCGAGTGGACTGGAGTCGTACGGTGCGTCCGTTGGTGCCGTGCGGGGTACCGTACGGGATGCCATGCGCAAATACCGCGGGATGTCGCACGACGAGATCACCGCACTGGCGTCCGAACTGTGGATGGCTCCGGTTTACGAACGGCGTCTCGCGGCTGTCGTGGTGTTGCAGTCACACGTGGTGATGCTCGACAACTCGGATCTGACCAGAATCGAAGGGTTCCTTCGTGACGGACGGGTTCGCTCGCTGGTCGACCCGCTCGCGACCGACGTCGTCGGGCCGATGATCGAGCGGTTGGACGACGTGGGCCAGAGCCGGGCGCGTGCGGCCCTCGACCGCTGGCTCGGAGAAAACAACGTGTGGCTCCGTCGCGCGGCGCTCCTCGCCCCGCTCCGGGCGTTACGTTCCGGGACAGGCGACCCCGACCGGTTTGCGCGCCAGGCCAGGGCGATTCTCGCCGAACCGTACGCCAGCGAAATCGTGAGTGAGGCCATCGACCTCGTGCTGGATGCCCTGGCGAAGTGA
- a CDS encoding MarR family winged helix-turn-helix transcriptional regulator: protein MTEPRWLDDDQLNAWKKFVAVVELLPGVLDSQLQRDAELSHFEYFVLAMLSESPQHVLRMTALASATNATLPRLSHVASRLEKKGYIERRPCPEDKRATNAHLTEAGMAKVVATAPGHVNTVRDNVIDPLDATDIADLDRIMGRILDTLDPDHRFARPAR from the coding sequence ATGACTGAACCACGCTGGCTCGATGACGACCAACTCAACGCATGGAAGAAGTTCGTTGCGGTGGTCGAGCTGTTGCCCGGCGTGCTCGACTCGCAACTGCAGCGAGACGCCGAACTCAGTCATTTCGAGTATTTCGTGCTCGCCATGCTCTCGGAGTCGCCTCAGCACGTGCTTCGGATGACGGCGCTGGCATCGGCGACGAACGCGACGCTTCCCCGGCTCTCGCACGTGGCATCCCGGCTGGAGAAGAAGGGGTACATCGAACGACGGCCCTGCCCGGAAGACAAGCGGGCAACAAATGCGCACCTGACCGAGGCCGGGATGGCGAAAGTCGTGGCGACGGCGCCCGGCCACGTGAACACAGTGAGGGACAACGTCATCGACCCGCTGGACGCCACGGACATCGCAGACCTCGACCGCATCATGGGGCGGATTCTCGACACCCTCGACCCCGACCACCGGTTCGCCAGGCCAGCACGCTGA